In one Silene latifolia isolate original U9 population chromosome 10, ASM4854445v1, whole genome shotgun sequence genomic region, the following are encoded:
- the LOC141604818 gene encoding uncharacterized protein LOC141604818: MDHHPTPTTTTTTTQTQNQTQSEAVRLLNIASKLLQTRDLTGSREFALLAQETEPLLEQSDQIIAITDVLLASEKRVNNSRQQLDYYSILQTDRRSEPDLIRKSYRRLALLLHPDKNRFTHSDVAFDLVADAWSVLSDPSKRASYDAGLGSTGSEKLPVRRSSVNFWTTCPYCYVIYEFPRVYIDCCIRCDNCDRGFHAAAIPSLPPLVPGKEAYYCCWGFFPLGFETGTINDNDTDNNAENPSNAGFPNWMPGNFTPPVVSGAPGLNKMGAVRGVVDFSAGFGNAVPSMSVPGSKKRGRPRKNL; encoded by the coding sequence ATGGACCACCACCccacacccaccaccaccaccaccaccacccaaacCCAAAACCAAACCCAATCCGAAGCCGTTCGGCTCCTCAACATCGCATCAAAACTCCTCCAAACCCGAGATCTAACCGGTTCACGAGAATTCGCTCTCCTCGCTCAAGAAACCGAACCGCTCCTAGAACAATCCGACCAAATCATAGCAATAACCGACGTCCTACTCGCCTCAGAGAAGCGCGTGAATAACAGCCGTCAACAACTCGATTATTATTCCATTCTCCAGACCGACCGCCGGTCTGAACCGGATCTAATCCGGAAAAGCTACCGCCGACTCGCACTCCTCCTCCACCCAGATAAAAACCGGTTCACTCACTCCGATGTCGCCTTCGACCTTGTCGCCGACGCGTGGTCGGTTCTCTCCGATCCGTCGAAACGCGCATCGTATGACGCCGGTTTGGGTTCAACCGGGTCTGAAAAGCTTCCGGTTCGCCGGTCCAGTGTGAATTTCTGGACAACGTGTCCGTATTGTTATGTGATTTACGAGTTTCCTAGGGTTTATATCGATTGTTGTATTCGTTGCGATAATTGCGATCGCGGGTTTCATGCGGCGGCAATTCCGTCTTTGCCGCCGCTTGTACCCGGAAAAGAAGCGTATTATTGTTGTTGGGGCTTCTTTCCGCTTGGGTTTGAAACCGGTACTATTAACGATAATGATACTGATAATAACGCTGAAAACCCGAGTAATGCGGGTTTTCCGAATTGGATGCCGGGTAATTTTACCCCACCCGTGGTATCCGGAGCTCCGGGTTTGAATAAAATGGGTGCGGTTAGAGGCGTTGTTGATTTTTCAGCTGGGTTTGGAAATGCTGTACCTAGTATGTCGGTTCCCGGGTCGAAAAAGCGAGGCCGACCCCGGAAGAATCTGTAG